Proteins encoded within one genomic window of Humulus lupulus chromosome 1, drHumLupu1.1, whole genome shotgun sequence:
- the LOC133801081 gene encoding uncharacterized protein LOC133801081, with translation MCEGEMLESGSVEGDDEYSSSSISQVDPGIPASLTWKRKLNNEGKVPSPFTLTLKEKIHMAPIGIRLWRHIQEESARGRGVLMNPFTKRDVTSCHGVPLGGIGAGSIGRSYKGEFQRFQLFPRICEDKSVLANQFSVFISRSNGEKYSTVLCPRSADVLKENEVSGIGSWDWNLNGHSSTYHALYPRAWTVYEGEPDPALRIVCRQISPIIPHNYKESSFPVSVFTFSLYNSGNTAADVTLVFTWANSVGGLSEYSGHHSNLKISMKEDVHGVLLNHKTANGQSPVTFAIVAEQTEGIHISECPRFVISGDSKGITAKEMWGEIKEHGSFDRLSCANISEPSEVGSSIGAAIAASVTIASNAVSTVTFSLAWDCPEIRFLSGKNYYRRYTKFYDTHGDAAAKIACDAIREYRNWESQIEAWQRPILEDKRLPEWYPVTLFNELYYLNSGGTVWTDGSSPLSLLTIGGRKFSLDRSSLGLMSDIDAYDQTDTAVDILQRMTSVLEQIHTPLASKSAMGTVLLEKRDENIGQFLYLEGVEYHMWNTYDVHFYASFALVMLFPKLELSIQRDFAAAVMMHDPSKIKLLHDGQSVPRKVLGAVPHDIGIDDPWFEVNAYNLYDTDRWKDLNPKFVLQIYRDVVATGDKKFAKAVWPSVYVAMAYMDQFDKDGDGMIENEGFPDQTYDTWSVSGVSAYSGGLWVAALQAASAMAHEVGDKGSEEYFWHKFQKAKVVYQNLWNGSYFNYDNSGQSSSSSIQADQLAGQWYARACGLSPIVDHNKARTALEKVYNYNVLKVKDGRRGAVNGMLPDGKVDITTMQSREIWAGVTYAVAATMIHEDMIEIGFKTAHGNYEAAWSAEGLGYSFQTPEAWNTDDEYRSLAYMRPLAIWAMQWAMTRPKLSEQPETKPEIDEVSLMKHHVGFSRVARLLKLPDEGPPKSFLQLVLDYTCKRVWM, from the exons ATGTGTGAGGGTGAGATGTTGGAGAGTGGTTCCGTGGAAGGAGATGACGagtattcttcttcttcaatcagTCAG GTTGATCCTGGGATACCTGCATCATTAACATGGAAGCGGAAGCTAAACAATGAGGGAAAGGTCCCTTCTCCATTCACTCTAACTTTGAAGGAGAAAATTCATATG GCTCCAATAGGTATACGTCTGTGGCGTCATATTCAAGAAGAATCTGCCAGAGGAAGA GGGGTTCTTATGAATCCATTCACTAAGCGAGATGTAACATCATGTCATGGTGTTCCCCTAGGTGGTATTGG TGCAGGAAGCATTGGCAGAAGCTACAAAGGTGAATTTCAGCGTTTTCAATTATTTCCCAGAATATGTGAAGACAAATCTGTTTTGGCAAATCAATTTTCT GTTTTCATTTCTCGTTCAAATGGTGAAAAATACTCTACTGTACTGTGCCCAAGGAGTGCAGATGTGCTTAA AGAAAACGAAGTGTCCGGGATTGGATCTTGGGACTGGAATCTTAATGGGCATAGCTCTACATATCATGCCTTGTACCCAAGGGCTTGGACTGTTTATGAGG GGGAACCAGATCCAGCACTTAGAATTGTATGTCGTCAGATTTCACCTATTATTCCACATAATTACAAAGAGAGCAGCTTTCCTGTTTCTGTTTTTACATTTTCG CTATATAATTCTGGAAATACAGCTGCAGATGTCACGTTGGTTTTTACATGGGCT AATTCTGTTGGAGGGCTTTCTGAATATTCTGGCCATCATTCCAATTTGAAAATATC GATGAAGGAAGATGTGCATGGAGTACTCTTAAATCACAA GACGGCAAATGGACAATCACCAGTGACTTTTGCGATTGTAGCAGAGCAGACAGAAGGTATTCATATATCAGAATGCCCTCGCTTTGTGATATCTGGTGACTCAAAGGGTATTACAGCAAAAGAAATGTGGGGTGAGATAAAAGAG CATGGGTCTTTTGATCGCTTAAGTTGTGCCAACATATCAGAACCTTCAGAAGTAGGCTCATCTATTGGGGCAGCCATTGCTGCTTCTGTGACAATTGCTTCAAATGCAGTAAGTACTGTTACGTTTTCATTGGCATGGGATTGCCCTGAAATAAGATTTTTGAGTGGAAAGAATTACTACAG GCGATACACTAAATTCTATGACACTCATGGGGATGCTGCTGCAAAAATTGCTTGTGACGCTATTCGCG AATATCGCAATTGGGAGTCTCAGATTGAAGCATGGCAAAGACCCATTCTTGAAGACAAGAGGCTTCCGGAATG GTACCCAGTAACTCTTTTCAATGAGCTGTATTATCTTAATTCAGGGGGAACAGTTTGGACTG ACGGATCTTCACCACTGAGTTTATTAACCATTGGGGGAAGGAAGTTTTCCCTTGATAGATCTTCACTGGGACTGATGAGTGATATTGATGCATATGATCAAACTGATACAGCAGTTGACATTCTGCAAAGAATGACTTCAGTACTTGAACAAATACACACCCCATTGGCTTCCAAATCTGCAATGGGAACAGTTTTGCTTGAAAAGAGAGATGAAAACATTGGTCAATTCCTCTATCTTGAAGGAGTTGAGTATCACATGTGGAACACCTATGATGTCCATTTCTATGCATCTTTTGCACTTGTCATGCTCTTTCCAAAACTTGAACTTAGTATCCAGAGAGACTTTGCTGCTGCAGTGATGATGCATGACCCAAGCAAGATAAAACTTCTACATGATGGACAAAGTGTTCCCAGAAAAGTTCTTGGAGCTGTTCCTCATGATATTGGAATTGATGATCCATGGTTTGAAGTAAATGCATATAACTTATACGATACGGATAGGTGGAAGGACTTGAATCCTAAATTTGTTCTCCAAATTTATAGAGATGTTGTTGCCACCGGTGATAAGAAGTTTGCAAAAGCGGTTTGGCCTTCTGTTTATGTTGCGATGGCATATATGGACCAATTTGATAAGGATGGCGATGGGATGATTGAGAATGAAGGTTTTCCTGATCAGACTTATGATACCTGGTCTGTCTCTGGTGTGAGTGCATATAGTGGCGGACTGTGGGTGGCAGCATTGCAGGCTGCGTCTGCCATGGCACATGAAGTAGGTGACAAGGGTTCTGAGGAATATTTTTGGCACAAATTTCAGAAAGCAAAAGTTGTGTATCAGAATTTATGGAATGGTTCTTACTTTAATTATGACAACAGTGGTCAAAGTTCGAGTTCATCTATTCAAGCTGATCAATTGGCTGGACAATG GTATGCAAGAGCATGTGGACTTTCACCTATTGTTGACCACAACAAGGCAAGAACTGCGCTGGAGAAAGTTTATAACTACAATGTCTTAAAGGTGAAGGATGGGAGACGAGGGGCGGTTAATGGTATGTTACCTGATGGAAAGGTGGACATAACGACAATGCAGTCGAGAGAAATATGGGCTGGAGTCACATATGCTGTTGCTGCAACAATGATCCATGAAGATATGATTGAAATTGGATTTAAGACTGCACATGGAAACTATGAAGCTGCATGGTCTGCTGAAGGACTAGG